In the genome of Hevea brasiliensis isolate MT/VB/25A 57/8 chromosome 14, ASM3005281v1, whole genome shotgun sequence, the window GCTCATTTTGGTGTGTGTTCTTCTTCAAGGGCAGCCTTACGAAAGCCAGCAAACCTATCAAAGAGTTTGTCTCTTGGAGGCCAACTTTCTTGGATTGTTGGGATATTTGAGAATTCTTGCATCCATGCCACTAATAATGGGAATTTTTGTTGGTCTATCAACTTCACACCAATTATGTCCTCAACTACATTGAAGTGGTAGGCAAGCCAACCCAATGCAATATCTACTAGTCCAATGGTCTCTCCTCCAAAGAATTTCTTTCCCTTTAGCTCTTCTTCTAAATATTTCAAGTTCTCTATGGTTGAAACTATTGCTTCTTCTTGTTCTTTTCCTTGCTTTAAGAGAATGCCCATTCTCATTGTTTCAAAGACCTAATCCAGAAAAACAGAAATAGAAATCATAtttgttaataataaataattgaaaattccTCAATCTTgcaatttaatttctaaattgAAAAGTAATGGGGAAAACTAACAATATTACCTTTTCATCACCGAACTTAGCCCAGAAGCGAGCCAAAGCTCGCTGGTGAGGATCTTCAGGAAGCAATGGAGTTTGTTTCCAAGTCTCCTCCAGGTATTCAAGAATGAGAAGTGATTCACAGATGGGTTTTCCATTATGAACAAGTACAGGGATCTTCTTGTAAACAGGATTATACTGCAGAAGCAAGGAGCTTTTGTTGGAAAGATCTTCCAACTCTTCATCATACTCAATCCCCTTCAGTTTTAGTGCCCACACCACTCTCAATCCAAATGGACTTGACCAATTCCTAAACAGCTTCACTTCTTCTGCCACAGCCatagtcttcttttttttttttctttgcctATCTCCAGACTCCAGCTATCTGATAAGTAGTGACTCAATAGTAAACACCACATGCATATATATAGAACAGAGTATGGCCAGAGGACTCAATTGTAAATTGAAGCTCAAATCCTGAGTCAGATCATGAAAAAGTGTGAAGTGGAggactattttataaatataacgaGTCAACTGGTGATGTGGTAAGAGGTGACGCATTTTTTTATCCAAAAAAGAACGGAGGTGACGCATTTGATAAGGTGCGCAAAGGAGGACTATTTTTTAAGGTTAATTTTATTTTGTGTGCATCTTTGcacttataaatttaaaatgtatTTCTTTTTGGATATTTAATGCATATTTCTCTAATATGTAtttctatttatatatataaaatatgtaaATTTTCCTTTTATACTGGCACAAtgaattttaaatgaattataattatatcaagtaataaattttaattgaatttattaatagtaattattttaatatttcttaatcagttataatatataattattatttaattttattaatgataaatattttaatatttcttaaatagttataatatataattattatttaattttattgataatagttatttcaatatttcctaaatagttataatattatttaatttaattttataaatacaatccaaatttatgtatatatataaagaatgcaAGTTTCCATTTGATATTGTCATATGGATTTCAAATGAAtcataattatgttaaatagtaaattttaattgaatttattaatgataattattttaatattttctaaacagttataatatatatttattatttaattttattgatagcaattattttaatatttttaaacagttataatataaaattattatttaatttaattttctaaatacaatttaaattttactaattaattaatttaacctttcaaattcaaataataaaaatgtATTAATTATGTTGAAATCAAAATTTTGACAATTTAAAAGAGTTAATTGTCTTTTAATTTAGATAGTTAACTATCTGATAATTTCAACACTAAATTTtgttaactaattttaatttttttaaaagaaaaaagagaacgaTCAatgatacttttttttttaatatttcataaacGGTTGAAATAtataactttttaattaatttgacatTTCAAATTCAAGTAATTTTAccatttatttatgaaaattaaatatttgaatctttataaaaaattaataattaaattttttttaatatgtctAATTAGTAAAATTAATACAATACTAAGATAACTTTGGGTAttttactaaataaataaaatattaagtaaAGTAAAAATTACATTCTAAATATAATATCTCCttactaaaataattattaaaattttaaaactcacaATTTTTTAATCTACACTTttttaaaaataacaataattttattaattaaagggtaactattacaaaatataaactttcatcaaaatttggtcaatctgttgtaaaaatttatatgttttaattataatgactaaaaatttaaatatttacatttattttcaattttaattaattgatcatttaatttttattaactttatgctaatttaaaaatttgataactaaccaattaatatatatatatatatatatatatatatataaagtaaatagGCATTTCCAAGAAAATGACACGTGGCACTTTTATTGAAAAGCTTGTTATGTGTCGCATTCCTTAAATACTCCtctttatgttaattattatttattttttttatttctctttaaattaccattatcattcacaatactatcttaacatttcttatttaaattattatttcttttcaaatttaatttttaaaaattatgaccTTTTGtagttaaatttaatattttaaaaattatttatattattttgtaaatactacttattatttaattttttatttctcttttcattattattattattatttaagataCTACTTTAACatctatgatttaaattattatttttttaatttagtttttaaaaaattaagactttCTATGATTAaatgcaatatttaaaaattatttatattattttttttataaattcatttatggaAAAATATTATTTGCTACATGTTacccttaataataataataataataatttaaaataaaaaaaataataataatatgttattgatgaccattagtttaaagaaaaattaccattaatttataatctcataatcaatcataaatactctcctttatactaattattatttatttttttattaattttttaattatcattattatttataatactatcttaatatttatgatataaattattattttctttaaattttaattttaaaaattaagacattttataattaaataaaatatttaaaaattatttatattattttataaatactaattattttttttattttttttcttttaattatcattattattaacaATACTACtgtaacatttatgatttaaattattatttttttaattttgatttttaaaaattaagatcttttatattaaatgcaatatttaaaagttatttatattattttttttataaatttatttatgtaaaaatattatttatcacatattaccctctataataataataataataataataataataataataataataataataataataataataataataataaaaggtcattgatgaccattaatttaaaaaaaattgataattaatttatgatttcataatcaactattatataatttaatcaatcctaatttatttcttatttttaataaatatttttattacattgttataatttctattatttttattatgaaatatttgttttaaattttgaaagataaaaattataatatacataaaaagttataaaaataaaatacagagatttgagttatttataattaatatgtattatttttgtcacgacccaacctatgggccagaccggtactaggggccagcctaaagccccgaggcccatagtaagcctaactattcctcaacccaatcctaaggcccatttgggtccaatttcaagaatttaaccggacagagtccgaccataaaatggaccattcaacggggagtttttgacctgtccgacctgtaaacacaatggataataaattggggagctcagcttaccctctacatactcataatattataaaatccAATGGGAGCCTATACTCTCAGCCCGGTTCTGAAGCTTTTCCCGGTAGTCTGTTTGCCCAGCCCGAAATTACAGACTTGAGCAACCGTcaaatttctgcgaattgaatgTACCTACGCGAATCTCATAacatgggggttagtatataatttttacagaattttctaaactcatttaatactcagaaaaacactgcgaagtctcGCTGGATCCACCGAAAAACAGTGTCagaaaatttgaaatgggtattgccacgaagctctcgacgagtggagcactccgatactctcggatttttggtggggtttatggttttcgagaaatctagcccgaaagtcaaaatgagctaaa includes:
- the LOC110652362 gene encoding probable glutathione S-transferase gives rise to the protein MAVAEEVKLFRNWSSPFGLRVVWALKLKGIEYDEELEDLSNKSSLLLQYNPVYKKIPVLVHNGKPICESLLILEYLEETWKQTPLLPEDPHQRALARFWAKFGDEKVFETMRMGILLKQGKEQEEAIVSTIENLKYLEEELKGKKFFGGETIGLVDIALGWLAYHFNVVEDIIGVKLIDQQKFPLLVAWMQEFSNIPTIQESWPPRDKLFDRFAGFRKAALEEEHTPK